In one Rutidosis leptorrhynchoides isolate AG116_Rl617_1_P2 chromosome 8, CSIRO_AGI_Rlap_v1, whole genome shotgun sequence genomic region, the following are encoded:
- the LOC139861960 gene encoding probable aquaporin PIP2-2: MSKDVEVGGHEYGAKDYHDPPPSPLFDSDELTKWSFYRAIIAEFVATLLFLYITVLTVIGYKSEVDPAHSTDKCGGVGILGIAWAFGGMIFVLVYCTAGISGGHINPAVTFGLFLARKVTLPRAFMYIVAQCLGAICGCGLVKAFQKSYYTNYGGGANELAEGYSKGTGLGAEIIGTFVLVYTVFSATDPKRNARDSHVPVLAPLPIGFAVFMVHLATIPVTGTGINPARSFGAAVIYGKEKAWDDQWLFWVGPMIGAAIAAIYHQYILRAGAVKALGSFRSNA, translated from the exons ATGAGTAAAGACGTTGAAGTTGGTGGTCACGAGTATGGTGCAAAAGACTACCATGACCCACCACCTTCACCCTTGTTTGACTCAGATGAACTAACCAAATGGTCATTTTACAGAGCCATAATTGCTGAGTTTGTTGCCACCCTTTTGTTTCTTTACATAACCGTCTTAACCGTTATCGGCTACAAGTCCGAAGTAGACCCCGCCCACAGTACAGACAAGTGCGGAGGGGTCGGAATACTCGGTATCGCATGGGCTTTCGGTGGCATGATTTTCGTCCTGGTTTATTGTACTGCTGGTATCTCAGGTGGACATATAAACCCTGCAGTTACATTCGGGTTGTTTTTGGCTAGGAAGGTAACACTTCCTAGAGCTTTTATGTACATAGTGGCTCAATGTTTGGGTGCTATTTGTGGTTGTGGTCTTGTTAAGGCTTTTCAAAAGAGTTATTATACTAATTATGGTGGTGGTGCAAATGAGCTTGCCGAGGGTTATAGTAAAGGCACTGGTTTGGGTGCTGAAATTATTGGCACATTTGTTCTTGTTTACACCGTTTTCTCAGCCACCGACCCTAAAAGAAATGCTCGTGATTCACATGTTCCT GTGTTAGCACCTCTGCCTATTGGGTTTGCCGTATTCATGGTTCACTTGGCTACTATCCCGGTTACGGGTACCGGAATCAACCCGGCTCGTAGTTTTGGTGCGGCTGTCATATATGGAAAAGAGAAAGCTTGGGATGATCAA TGGTTATTCTGGGTTGGACCGATGATTGGAGCCGCAATCGCAGCCATTTACCATCAGTATATATTAAGAGCAGGGGCAGTAAAAGCTCTTGGATCCTTCAGGAGCAATGCCTAG
- the LOC139863424 gene encoding secreted RxLR effector protein 161-like → MTTCHPCRTPVEPGAKLTAHGPPVKDPTLYRSLAGALQYLTFTRPDITYAVQQICLFMHDPREHHLHALKRILGYIQGTTDLVLQLYASSPSTLVAYSDADWAGCPTTRRSTSGYCVFLGNNLLSWSSKRQVTSSRSSAEAEYRGVANAVAETCWIRNLLRELHCPLTSATLVYCDTSALFTYHPIQSNISGLSILRLIFISSETWLLKDMFVCFMCLPDISLRTSSPKVFRMLCLTSSDPV, encoded by the coding sequence ATGACCACATGTCACCCATGTCGGACCCCGGTTGAACCAGGGGCTAAACTCACTGCTCATGGTCCTCCTGTGAAGGACCCGACTTTATATCGCAGCCTTGCAGGTGCATTACAGTATTTGACTTTCACACGCCCAGATATTACATATGCTGTGCAACAGATTTGTCTCTTCATGCATGATCCTCGCGAACACCACCTTCACGCACTCAAAAGGATTCTTGGTTACATTCAAGGCACCACTGACCTTGTTTTGCAGCTCTATGCATCCTCACCTTCCACGTTGGTTGCCTACTCTGATGCAGATTGGGCTGGCTGCCCAACCACCCGACGTTCCACATCTGGTTATTGCGTGTTCCTCGGGAACAATCTTCTCTCATGGTCATCCAAGCGGCAAGTAACATCTTCACGTTCTAGTGCCGAAGCAGAGTATCGCGGTGTTGCAAATGCTGTGGCAGAGACATGTTGGATTCGTAATCTTCTTCGCGAGTTACACTGCCCTCTTACTTCTGCAACACTCGTCTACTGTGATACGTCAGCTCTGTTTACCTATCATCCAATCCAGTCTAACATCAGCGGACTAAGCATATTGAGATTGATATTCATTTCGTCAGAGACTTGGTTGCTCAAGGACATGTTCGTGTGCTTCATGTGCCTTCCCGATATCAGTTTGcggacatcttcaccaaaggtcttCCGTATGCTCTGTTTGACGAGTTCAGATCCAGTTTGA